A DNA window from Rhodococcus sp. Z13 contains the following coding sequences:
- the lpqB gene encoding MtrAB system accessory lipoprotein LpqB: MTRSIPRRAGVLVVLLTVLGLVVSGCATLPDSSSPQAIGTLERGPSTTEVAAPVPGREPDLLLRDFLQASTDPTNRHRAARQFLTGSMSQRWDDAASTTIVDKVDVLVEQRDGDSATYVVRANTVGHLEEGGVYRAADGPFEARFSLVRTDGEWRIDEMPPGVIMDRPRFLNSYRSRSLYFVDPSGTAIVPDPRWITGTPEQTAAQLIGLLVEGPKTVLAPAVQNLLEGLTVVGAVTKADGRTTDVGVGLGGIRIDFQGIGTMSRQDRELLAAQVIWTLANADISGPYQLLADGQPLDERFPNGWTTADVASMNPLAASSVTVGLHALLDGGLVSVAENGVTPVRGFFGNATDLQSVALSLDGELVAAVQSTGKPAPEPAAQLMIGTYTDGVAEPAVDGEFITRPSWAPNNNSVWAVVNGTAVVRAVREPGTGRVTVVGVEAGAVRGLGGRISELRLSRDGVRAALIVDGRVFVATVVPTTSGEYALTNPREIGFGLGGPALALDWSTADTIVVSRAASDVPVVQIAVDGSRIDALPSRNLTPPVVAVEASTASEFVADSRTVFQLNNRDPAGDRYWREVPGLAGLAAIPVLPG; this comes from the coding sequence ATGACCCGCTCGATCCCGCGCCGGGCGGGCGTGCTCGTCGTGCTGCTGACGGTGCTCGGCCTCGTGGTGTCCGGCTGCGCGACCCTGCCCGACTCGTCGTCCCCGCAGGCCATCGGCACCCTCGAGCGGGGACCGTCGACCACGGAGGTCGCCGCACCAGTCCCCGGCCGCGAACCGGACCTGCTGCTGCGCGACTTCCTGCAGGCCAGCACCGACCCCACCAACCGGCACCGCGCCGCCCGGCAGTTCCTCACCGGCAGCATGTCGCAGCGGTGGGACGACGCCGCGAGCACGACCATCGTCGACAAGGTCGACGTCCTCGTCGAGCAACGCGACGGCGACTCCGCCACCTACGTGGTGCGGGCCAACACGGTCGGCCATCTCGAGGAGGGCGGCGTCTACCGGGCCGCCGACGGTCCCTTCGAGGCCCGCTTCTCGCTCGTGCGTACCGACGGGGAGTGGCGCATCGACGAGATGCCGCCGGGCGTGATCATGGACCGCCCGCGCTTCCTCAACAGCTACCGCAGCCGGTCGCTGTACTTCGTCGACCCGTCCGGCACCGCGATCGTCCCCGACCCGCGCTGGATCACCGGCACCCCCGAGCAGACGGCGGCGCAGCTGATCGGCCTGCTCGTCGAGGGCCCCAAGACCGTGCTCGCACCGGCCGTGCAGAACCTGCTCGAGGGCCTCACCGTCGTCGGCGCAGTGACCAAGGCCGACGGCCGCACCACGGACGTGGGCGTCGGGCTCGGCGGCATCCGCATCGACTTCCAGGGCATCGGCACGATGAGCCGGCAGGACCGGGAACTGCTCGCCGCCCAGGTGATCTGGACGCTCGCCAATGCCGACATCAGTGGCCCCTATCAGCTGCTCGCCGACGGGCAGCCCCTCGACGAACGGTTCCCCAACGGGTGGACCACCGCCGACGTGGCGTCGATGAACCCCCTCGCCGCCTCCAGCGTCACGGTCGGCCTGCACGCCCTGCTCGACGGAGGCCTGGTCAGCGTCGCCGAGAACGGGGTCACCCCGGTGCGCGGCTTCTTCGGCAACGCCACCGACCTGCAGTCCGTCGCCCTGTCGCTCGACGGGGAACTCGTCGCCGCCGTCCAGTCCACCGGCAAACCCGCTCCCGAACCCGCCGCCCAGCTCATGATCGGTACCTACACCGACGGGGTCGCCGAACCCGCCGTCGACGGCGAGTTCATCACCCGCCCGTCCTGGGCGCCGAACAACAACTCCGTGTGGGCGGTCGTCAACGGCACCGCGGTGGTGCGCGCGGTCCGCGAACCCGGCACCGGCCGCGTCACCGTGGTCGGCGTGGAGGCCGGAGCCGTCCGCGGCCTCGGCGGCCGGATCAGCGAACTGCGCCTGTCCCGCGACGGGGTGCGCGCCGCACTGATCGTCGACGGCCGGGTGTTCGTCGCGACCGTGGTGCCCACGACCAGCGGCGAGTACGCCCTCACCAACCCCCGCGAGATCGGCTTCGGCCTCGGCGGCCCCGCGCTGGCGCTGGACTGGAGCACGGCCGACACGATCGTCGTCTCCCGCGCGGCCTCCGACGTGCCGGTCGTGCAGATCGCGGTGGACGGCTCCCGGATCGACGCGCTGCCGAGCCGCAACCTCACCCCGCCGGTCGTGGCGGTGGAGGCGTCGACGGCGAGCGAGTTCGTCGCCGACTCGCGCACCGTCTTCCAGCTCAACAACCGCGACCCGGCGGGCGACCGCTACTGGCGGGAGGTACCCGGCCTGGCCGGCCTCGCCGCGATCCCCGTCCTGCCGGGCTGA
- the mtrB gene encoding MtrAB system histidine kinase MtrB, translating to MIRTYRLRRRITRRTLPLVRWSRSVSSRIAHTWRRSLQLRVVTSTLTLSVIVMFVLGVVLTSQITDRLLEVKIDAATEEMERSRALVEAQLAGADDSGSLAVRLDGAAATLTNRGSDGGQDTGVAGTFDPVLIVPGEGPRAPTASGPADQIPQNLRAFVQNGQIAYQFATVADPEGYTGPALIVGSPTDSDISTLELYLIFPLGGEERTLALVRGTLLVGAVVLLVLLAAISMIVARQVVLPIRSASRIAVRFADGRLKERMPVRGEDDMARLAMSFNEMAESLSRQITQLEEYGNLQKRFTSDVSHELRTPLTTVRMAADLIHDASDDLDPMLKRSSELLVTELDRFESLLNDLLEISRHDAGVAELAAERLDLRMCARAAVSTVRHLARETATELIVDLPDEPVEAEVDPRRVERILRNLLANAIDHGEGKPILLRLRADDTAAAFVVRDQGIGLRPGEEKLVFNRFWRSDPSRVRRSGGTGLGLAISVEDANLHNGKLEAWGEPGRGASFRLTLPRERGRKVGRSPLPLVPSAVKAVQGKPPESASDPEGPAVGGWRVEDTSSTPAPSDGPVPPDGAVPPDGAVPPHDAAPHEAAPPANRPTDSPSEGAAP from the coding sequence GTGATCCGTACCTACCGGCTACGGCGGCGTATCACACGCAGAACGCTGCCGCTGGTGAGGTGGTCGCGATCGGTGAGCAGCCGCATCGCGCACACCTGGCGACGCTCGTTGCAGCTGAGGGTCGTGACCTCGACCCTCACGCTGTCGGTGATCGTCATGTTCGTCCTCGGTGTGGTGCTCACGAGTCAGATCACCGACCGCCTGCTCGAAGTGAAGATCGACGCCGCGACCGAGGAGATGGAACGCTCCCGCGCCCTGGTCGAGGCGCAACTCGCGGGTGCCGACGATTCCGGCTCGCTCGCGGTGCGTCTCGACGGGGCCGCGGCGACGCTGACCAACCGCGGCAGCGACGGGGGACAGGACACCGGCGTCGCCGGCACCTTCGATCCCGTGCTCATCGTGCCCGGTGAGGGGCCGCGGGCCCCCACCGCGAGTGGTCCCGCCGACCAGATCCCGCAGAACCTGCGCGCCTTCGTCCAGAACGGTCAGATCGCCTACCAGTTCGCGACGGTGGCGGATCCGGAGGGTTACACCGGCCCGGCGCTCATCGTCGGCAGCCCCACCGACTCCGACATCTCCACCCTCGAGTTGTACCTGATCTTCCCGCTCGGTGGTGAGGAACGCACCCTCGCGCTGGTCCGCGGCACCCTCCTCGTCGGCGCCGTGGTGCTGCTCGTGCTGCTCGCCGCGATCTCGATGATCGTCGCGCGGCAGGTCGTGCTGCCGATCCGGTCGGCCTCCCGCATCGCCGTGCGGTTCGCCGACGGCCGGCTCAAGGAACGCATGCCGGTCCGCGGTGAGGACGACATGGCGCGGCTGGCGATGTCGTTCAACGAGATGGCCGAGAGCCTGTCCCGGCAGATCACCCAGCTCGAGGAGTACGGCAACCTGCAGAAACGGTTCACCTCCGATGTGAGCCACGAACTGCGCACCCCGCTCACCACCGTCCGCATGGCCGCCGACCTCATCCACGACGCCAGCGACGACCTCGACCCGATGCTCAAGCGGTCCTCCGAACTGCTCGTCACCGAACTCGACCGGTTCGAGAGCCTGCTCAACGACCTGCTCGAGATCTCCCGCCACGACGCGGGCGTCGCCGAACTCGCCGCCGAACGCCTCGACCTGCGCATGTGTGCCCGCGCCGCCGTCTCGACCGTGCGGCATCTCGCCCGCGAGACCGCCACCGAACTCATCGTCGACCTGCCCGACGAACCCGTCGAGGCCGAGGTCGATCCGCGCCGCGTCGAACGCATCCTGCGGAACCTACTGGCGAACGCCATCGACCACGGCGAGGGCAAGCCCATCCTGCTGCGGCTGCGTGCCGACGACACCGCCGCGGCCTTCGTCGTGCGCGACCAGGGCATCGGCCTGCGCCCCGGCGAGGAGAAGCTCGTCTTCAACCGGTTCTGGCGTTCCGACCCGTCCCGGGTCCGCCGCTCCGGCGGCACCGGCCTCGGCCTGGCCATCAGCGTCGAGGACGCGAACCTGCACAACGGCAAGCTCGAGGCGTGGGGCGAACCAGGCCGTGGCGCCAGCTTCCGCCTCACCCTGCCCCGCGAACGGGGCCGCAAGGTGGGCCGCAGCCCGCTTCCGCTGGTGCCCAGCGCGGTGAAGGCGGTGCAGGGCAAGCCGCCGGAGTCCGCGTCCGATCCCGAGGGCCCTGCCGTGGGCGGGTGGCGTGTGGAGGACACGTCGAGCACTCCCGCACCTTCCGACGGCCCGGTCCCACCCGACGGCGCGGTCCCACCCGACGGCGCGGTCCCGCCCCACGACGCAGCCCCGCACGAAGCAGCACCCCCGGCGAACCGGCCGACCGACTCGCCGTCCGAAGGAGCCGCCCCATGA
- the mtrA gene encoding MtrAB system response regulator MtrA produces MKPRILVVDDDTALAEMLTIVLRGEGFEPFVVGDGTQALGAVREIRPDLVLLDLMLPGMNGIDVCRVLRADSGVPIVMLTAKSDTVDVVLGLESGADDYIVKPFKPKELVARVRARLRRTEQEPAEVLTIGDLTIDVPAHKVTRGDETISLTPLEFDLLVALARKPRQVFTREVLLEQVWGYRHAADTRLVNVHVQRLRAKVEKDPENPQAVLTVRGVGYKAGPP; encoded by the coding sequence ATGAAGCCGAGGATTCTGGTAGTCGACGACGACACCGCGTTGGCGGAGATGCTCACCATCGTGCTGCGCGGCGAGGGATTCGAACCGTTCGTGGTGGGAGACGGCACCCAGGCGCTCGGGGCCGTCCGTGAGATCCGCCCGGATCTGGTACTGCTCGATCTCATGCTTCCGGGCATGAACGGGATCGACGTCTGCCGGGTGCTCCGCGCCGATTCCGGTGTGCCCATCGTGATGCTCACCGCCAAGTCCGACACCGTCGACGTCGTCCTCGGCCTCGAATCCGGCGCCGACGACTACATCGTCAAGCCGTTCAAGCCGAAGGAACTCGTCGCCCGGGTGCGGGCCCGCCTGCGCCGCACCGAGCAGGAGCCGGCGGAGGTCCTCACCATCGGCGACCTGACGATCGACGTCCCGGCCCACAAGGTGACCCGCGGCGACGAGACCATCTCGCTCACCCCGCTGGAGTTCGACCTGCTGGTCGCCCTCGCCCGCAAGCCGCGGCAGGTGTTCACCCGTGAGGTCCTGCTCGAGCAGGTCTGGGGCTACCGGCACGCCGCCGACACCCGTCTCGTGAACGTCCACGTCCAGCGGCTGCGTGCCAAGGTCGAGAAGGATCCCGAGAATCCCCAGGCGGTTCTCACGGTGCGGGGGGTCGGCTACAAGGCCGGACCGCCGTGA
- a CDS encoding dTMP kinase codes for MGDLIVVEGLDGAGKRTLSAGLVGTWRAEGRKVATLAFPRYGRSIHADLGAEALRGQHGDTASSVEAMALLWALDRREAADELREMLSTNDIVLLDRYVASNAAYTAARRHQDAAGPAVEWIRQLEFDRFGLPVPDLQLLLRVPVALAAERARHRAATEADRERDAYERDGDLQCRTGEVYDGLAQRHWMSTWEVAGPDTDPQQLAVRISNLLHDGEGVTR; via the coding sequence ATGGGTGATCTGATCGTCGTCGAGGGTCTCGACGGGGCCGGCAAACGGACGCTGTCCGCCGGCCTCGTCGGCACCTGGCGGGCCGAGGGGAGGAAGGTCGCGACGCTGGCCTTCCCCCGCTACGGCCGTTCCATCCACGCCGACCTGGGCGCGGAGGCGCTGCGCGGACAGCACGGCGACACCGCGTCGAGTGTGGAGGCGATGGCCCTGCTGTGGGCGCTCGACCGGCGCGAGGCCGCCGACGAGCTGCGGGAGATGCTCTCCACCAACGACATCGTGTTGCTCGACCGCTATGTGGCGTCCAACGCCGCGTACACCGCGGCCCGTCGCCACCAGGACGCGGCGGGCCCGGCCGTCGAGTGGATCCGGCAGCTCGAATTCGATCGGTTCGGCCTGCCGGTGCCGGATCTGCAGCTGCTGCTGCGGGTTCCCGTCGCCCTGGCCGCCGAGCGGGCACGCCACCGCGCCGCCACCGAGGCGGACCGCGAACGCGACGCCTACGAGCGCGACGGCGATCTGCAGTGCCGGACGGGCGAGGTGTACGACGGACTCGCGCAACGGCACTGGATGTCGACCTGGGAGGTGGCGGGCCCCGATACGGACCCGCAGCAACTCGCCGTTCGCATCTCAAATCTGCTTCACGACGGTGAAGGGGTGACACGATAG
- the ahcY gene encoding adenosylhomocysteinase: MSDTTLVADRVNGLDFKVADLSLAEFGRKEIRLAEHEMPGLMALRREYAEVQPLKGARISGSLHMTVQTAVLIETLVSLGAQVRWASCNIFSTQDHAAAAVVVGPHGTPEEPKGVPVFAWKGETLEEYWWAAEQMLTWPGEPANMILDDGGDATMLVLKGAQFEKAGVVPPVDEEHDSTEYKVFLELLRRSLAADSKKWTTIAESVKGVTEETTTGVLRLYQLSAAGELVFPAINVNDSVTKSKFDNKYGTRHSLLDGINRGTDVLIGGKTALVCGYGDVGKGCAEALRGQGARVSVTEIDPINALQALMDGFDVVTVDGFIEQADIVITATGNKDIITFEHMKRMKHQAILGNIGHFDNEIDMAGLERAADVTRINIKPQVDEFRFADGHSIIVLSEGRLLNLGNATGHPSFVMSNSFANQVIAQIELWTKNDEYDNEVYRLPKHLDEKVAKIHVEALGGELTKLTKEQAEYIGVDVEGPYKPEHYRY; this comes from the coding sequence GTGTCTGACACCACGCTCGTCGCCGACCGGGTCAACGGTCTCGATTTCAAGGTCGCCGATCTGTCCCTCGCCGAATTCGGGCGCAAGGAGATCCGGCTCGCGGAACACGAGATGCCGGGCCTGATGGCGCTGCGTCGCGAGTACGCCGAGGTGCAGCCGCTGAAGGGCGCCCGGATCTCCGGATCGCTGCACATGACGGTGCAGACCGCGGTCCTCATCGAGACCCTCGTCTCGCTCGGTGCGCAGGTCCGCTGGGCCTCCTGCAACATCTTCTCGACCCAGGACCACGCGGCCGCCGCCGTGGTCGTCGGCCCGCACGGCACCCCCGAGGAGCCCAAGGGCGTCCCGGTCTTCGCCTGGAAGGGCGAGACCCTGGAGGAGTACTGGTGGGCCGCCGAGCAGATGCTCACCTGGCCGGGTGAGCCCGCCAACATGATCCTCGACGACGGCGGCGACGCCACCATGCTCGTCCTCAAGGGTGCCCAGTTCGAGAAGGCCGGGGTCGTCCCGCCGGTCGACGAGGAGCACGACTCCACCGAGTACAAGGTCTTCCTCGAGCTGCTGCGCCGATCGCTGGCCGCCGACTCGAAGAAGTGGACCACCATCGCCGAGTCCGTCAAGGGTGTCACCGAGGAGACCACCACGGGTGTGCTGCGGCTGTACCAGCTGTCGGCCGCCGGTGAGCTGGTGTTCCCGGCCATCAACGTCAACGACTCGGTCACCAAGAGCAAGTTCGACAACAAGTACGGCACCCGCCACTCGCTGCTCGACGGCATCAACCGCGGCACCGACGTGCTCATCGGCGGCAAGACCGCCCTCGTGTGCGGCTACGGCGACGTCGGCAAGGGCTGCGCCGAGGCGCTGCGCGGCCAGGGTGCGCGCGTGTCCGTCACCGAGATCGACCCGATCAACGCGCTGCAGGCGCTCATGGACGGCTTCGACGTCGTCACGGTCGACGGTTTCATCGAGCAGGCCGACATCGTCATCACCGCGACCGGCAACAAGGACATCATCACCTTCGAGCACATGAAGCGGATGAAGCACCAGGCGATCCTGGGCAACATCGGCCACTTCGACAACGAGATCGACATGGCCGGTCTCGAGCGTGCCGCCGACGTCACCCGCATCAACATCAAGCCGCAGGTCGACGAGTTCCGTTTCGCCGACGGCCACTCGATCATCGTGCTGTCGGAGGGTCGCCTGCTGAACCTGGGCAACGCCACCGGCCACCCCTCGTTCGTGATGAGCAACTCGTTCGCGAACCAGGTCATCGCGCAGATCGAGCTGTGGACCAAGAACGACGAGTACGACAACGAGGTCTACCGCCTGCCCAAGCATCTCGACGAGAAGGTCGCGAAGATCCACGTCGAGGCGCTCGGTGGCGAGCTCACCAAGCTCACCAAGGAGCAGGCCGAGTACATCGGTGTCGATGTCGAGGGCCCGTACAAGCCCGAGCACTACCGCTACTGA
- a CDS encoding TetR/AcrR family transcriptional regulator has product MARARARTGATPAPTRVPFQEASRVLLRSTILDAMRELLLERDWSAITMSDVARAAGISRQTLYKEFSSRQGLAQGYALRLVDEFVDAVADSVYAHAGDARAALVDGFAFFFEASAADPLIRSLLDGEAKPDLLRLITTDAAPILERGAGRLTDTFCHSWIGASEHDGGVLARAVVRVALSFVSMPPSSGRDVAADLADLLVPFVERAAVRS; this is encoded by the coding sequence ATGGCGAGAGCACGCGCACGGACCGGAGCCACCCCGGCGCCCACCCGCGTCCCCTTCCAGGAGGCCAGCCGGGTGCTGCTGCGCTCGACGATCCTCGACGCGATGCGCGAGCTGCTCCTCGAACGCGACTGGTCGGCGATCACGATGAGCGATGTCGCGCGGGCTGCGGGGATCAGCCGCCAGACCCTCTACAAGGAGTTCTCCTCGCGGCAGGGCCTCGCCCAGGGCTACGCGCTGCGCCTGGTCGACGAGTTCGTCGACGCCGTCGCCGACTCGGTCTACGCCCACGCCGGCGATGCCCGTGCCGCTCTCGTCGACGGGTTCGCGTTCTTCTTCGAGGCCTCCGCCGCCGACCCGCTGATCCGGTCGCTGCTCGACGGCGAGGCGAAACCGGATCTGCTGCGGCTGATCACCACGGACGCCGCGCCCATCCTCGAACGCGGCGCGGGCCGTCTGACGGACACCTTCTGCCACAGCTGGATCGGCGCCTCGGAGCACGACGGCGGTGTCCTCGCCCGCGCGGTGGTGCGGGTCGCGCTGAGCTTCGTGTCGATGCCGCCCAGTTCGGGCCGCGACGTCGCCGCCGATCTCGCCGACCTGCTCGTGCCGTTCGTGGAACGCGCCGCCGTCCGCAGCTGA
- a CDS encoding rubredoxin translates to MNTEYRLFRCLVCGFEYDEAQGWPDEGIEPGTRWEDIPDDWTCPDCGAAKADFEMVEIARR, encoded by the coding sequence ATGAATACCGAGTACCGCCTGTTCCGGTGTCTGGTGTGCGGCTTCGAGTACGACGAGGCGCAGGGCTGGCCCGACGAGGGCATCGAGCCCGGCACCCGCTGGGAGGACATCCCCGACGACTGGACGTGCCCGGACTGCGGTGCCGCCAAGGCCGATTTCGAGATGGTCGAGATCGCGCGGCGATGA
- a CDS encoding rubredoxin, which translates to MAAYRCPVCDFVYDETTGAPREGFPPGTSWSAVPDDWPCPDCGVREKIDFEERER; encoded by the coding sequence GTGGCCGCCTACCGCTGCCCGGTCTGCGACTTCGTGTACGACGAGACCACCGGCGCTCCCCGCGAGGGCTTCCCTCCGGGCACGTCCTGGAGTGCCGTCCCCGACGACTGGCCGTGCCCCGACTGCGGGGTCCGGGAGAAGATCGACTTCGAGGAGCGCGAGCGATGA
- a CDS encoding alkane 1-monooxygenase — protein sequence MTTASPGSPTEPAVQWHDRKRHLWLLGLVPPTALFLATALVWGGNQLGLQAVTPVMWWIGPLLVYVLVPTLDLFIGPDGENPPEELFEQLENDMFYRWCTYLYLPFQYASLVFACYLWSAGDLSWLGIDGGLGLVSKIGLAISMGVVAGIGINTAHELGHKKVELERRLSKWALAPSFYGHFYIEHNRGHHVRVATPEDPASARFGESFWRFLPRSVVGSLRSAWRLERARLERLGKPVWSPQNDVLNAWAISVVLFAVLVAVFGVGIVPYLLIQAVFGFSLLEVVNYLEHYGLLRQRTDRGRYERCSPAHSWNSDHLVTNIFLYHLQRHSDHHANPTRRYQTLRSMEISPQLPAGYATMITLAYFPPLWRKVMDHRVLEHYDGDITRVNIEPSKREAILARYGAGGDSAR from the coding sequence ATGACCACCGCCTCCCCGGGTTCGCCCACCGAACCCGCTGTGCAATGGCACGACCGCAAGCGTCACCTCTGGCTGCTCGGGCTGGTTCCGCCGACCGCCCTGTTCCTCGCCACCGCACTCGTGTGGGGTGGGAACCAGCTCGGCCTGCAGGCCGTCACCCCCGTGATGTGGTGGATCGGCCCCCTGCTCGTCTACGTACTCGTGCCGACCCTCGACCTGTTCATCGGTCCCGACGGCGAGAACCCGCCGGAGGAACTGTTCGAACAGCTCGAGAACGACATGTTCTACCGCTGGTGCACCTACCTGTACCTGCCGTTCCAGTACGCCTCGCTGGTCTTCGCCTGCTATCTGTGGTCGGCCGGTGATCTGTCCTGGCTCGGCATCGACGGCGGCCTCGGCCTCGTGTCGAAGATCGGCCTCGCGATCTCGATGGGTGTGGTGGCCGGCATCGGCATCAACACCGCCCACGAACTCGGCCACAAGAAGGTCGAACTCGAACGCCGCCTGTCGAAGTGGGCGCTCGCCCCGTCCTTCTACGGCCACTTCTACATCGAGCACAACCGCGGCCACCACGTGCGGGTCGCCACCCCCGAGGACCCGGCCTCCGCACGCTTCGGGGAGAGCTTCTGGCGGTTCCTGCCCCGCAGCGTCGTCGGTAGCCTCCGTTCGGCCTGGCGGCTCGAACGCGCCCGTCTCGAGCGGCTCGGCAAGCCGGTGTGGAGCCCACAGAACGACGTGCTCAACGCGTGGGCGATCTCCGTCGTGCTCTTCGCGGTGCTCGTCGCGGTGTTCGGTGTGGGGATCGTGCCCTATCTGTTGATCCAGGCGGTCTTCGGGTTCTCGCTGCTCGAGGTCGTGAACTATCTCGAGCACTACGGTCTGCTCCGGCAGAGGACGGACCGGGGCCGGTACGAGCGCTGCAGTCCCGCGCACAGCTGGAACAGCGACCACCTGGTGACGAACATCTTCCTCTACCACCTGCAGCGCCACAGCGACCACCACGCCAACCCCACGCGGCGCTACCAGACCCTGCGCAGCATGGAGATCTCGCCGCAGCTGCCCGCCGGCTACGCCACGATGATCACCCTCGCCTACTTCCCGCCGCTGTGGCGGAAGGTGATGGACCACCGCGTGCTCGAGCACTACGACGGCGACATCACCCGCGTGAACATCGAACCGAGCAAGCGCGAGGCGATCCTCGCCCGCTACGGCGCCGGGGGAGACTCCGCCCGGTAA
- the manA gene encoding mannose-6-phosphate isomerase, class I, which translates to MHRLEGAVRSYAWGSRTAIASLCGRTVPSDHPEAELWLGAHPADPARLVGEDGDAVSLLEVLTADPETTLGKRVVEAFGPRLPFLLKLLAAEEPLSLQAHPSARQAAEGFAREEAQNIPIDSPVRNYKDASHKPELVVALTRFEALAGFRDPKRTVELLEALAVPELDPYVGLLAGQPDSNGLRALFTTWITLPPPALSALLPRVLDGCVSYLAAGGNGDRDFVPEIRTALQLADFYPGDAGVLASLLLNRVTLQPGEGLYLDAGNLHAYLHGMGVEIMANSDNVLRGGLTPKHVDVPELLKVLDFGAASVPILKAEEVAAFEWRYRTPAPEFALSRFELGPGDVAPVAGGSPQILLCTAGIARVECAGESVTLRPGDSAWLSACDREPTVHGCAADTQVFRAQLGEVS; encoded by the coding sequence GTGCATCGACTCGAAGGCGCGGTGCGCTCGTACGCCTGGGGGTCGCGCACCGCGATCGCATCCCTGTGCGGCCGGACGGTGCCGTCCGATCATCCCGAGGCGGAACTGTGGCTCGGGGCGCATCCCGCGGACCCGGCGCGGCTCGTCGGCGAGGACGGCGACGCGGTGTCGCTGCTCGAGGTGCTGACGGCCGATCCCGAGACGACCCTCGGGAAGCGTGTGGTCGAGGCCTTCGGGCCACGATTGCCGTTCCTGCTGAAGCTGCTCGCGGCCGAGGAGCCGCTGTCGCTGCAGGCGCATCCGAGTGCGCGCCAGGCGGCGGAGGGTTTCGCGCGGGAGGAGGCGCAGAACATCCCCATCGACTCGCCCGTCCGCAACTACAAGGACGCGAGCCACAAGCCGGAACTCGTGGTGGCGCTGACCCGCTTCGAGGCCCTCGCCGGTTTCCGCGACCCGAAACGCACCGTCGAACTGCTCGAGGCCCTCGCGGTGCCGGAGCTCGATCCGTACGTGGGTCTGCTCGCCGGGCAACCGGATTCGAACGGTCTGCGGGCGCTGTTCACGACGTGGATCACCCTGCCGCCGCCGGCGCTGTCGGCGCTGCTGCCGCGCGTGCTCGACGGTTGCGTGAGCTATCTGGCCGCCGGTGGGAACGGCGACCGCGACTTCGTACCGGAGATCCGCACCGCCCTGCAGCTCGCCGACTTCTATCCGGGCGACGCGGGCGTGCTCGCGTCCCTGCTGCTCAACCGGGTCACACTGCAGCCGGGCGAGGGGCTCTACCTCGACGCCGGGAACCTGCACGCCTATCTGCACGGCATGGGCGTGGAGATCATGGCGAACTCCGACAACGTCCTGCGCGGGGGCCTGACTCCCAAGCACGTCGACGTCCCCGAACTGCTCAAGGTGCTCGACTTCGGCGCGGCCTCCGTACCGATCCTGAAGGCGGAGGAGGTCGCCGCGTTCGAGTGGCGGTACCGGACCCCCGCACCGGAGTTCGCCCTGTCGCGGTTCGAGCTCGGGCCCGGCGACGTCGCACCGGTCGCCGGTGGCAGCCCGCAGATCCTGCTGTGCACCGCCGGTATCGCCCGCGTGGAGTGCGCGGGTGAGAGTGTGACCCTGCGGCCGGGGGACTCGGCCTGGCTGTCGGCCTGCGACCGCGAACCGACGGTACACGGCTGTGCTGCCGACACTCAGGTCTTCCGGGCGCAGCTCGGTGAGGTGTCCTGA